One Streptomyces sp. L2 genomic window carries:
- a CDS encoding PPA1309 family protein, whose amino-acid sequence MSNTPMAANPLTRAVLEIDEYASGLGWDQPARLFALVDTARLRAQEPSLAAQLGLQDEPETTGLTPIEQDEIPAGKQLDEFLGTIAWPDAVAGCALTVERLMLPPSAEAQVPQGLGEAKLATWVAEHPERQEVRMTVAVLRDGSRESALRLREKDSPTEVLTGPDLVPRLAEALTATFED is encoded by the coding sequence ATGTCCAACACTCCCATGGCAGCGAACCCCCTCACCCGGGCCGTACTCGAGATCGACGAGTACGCCTCCGGCCTCGGCTGGGACCAGCCCGCTCGCCTCTTCGCCCTCGTCGACACCGCACGGCTGCGGGCCCAGGAACCCTCGCTCGCGGCCCAGCTGGGCCTGCAGGACGAGCCCGAGACCACCGGTCTCACCCCGATCGAGCAGGACGAGATCCCCGCGGGCAAGCAGCTCGACGAGTTCCTCGGCACCATCGCCTGGCCCGACGCGGTGGCCGGCTGCGCGCTGACGGTGGAGCGTCTGATGCTGCCGCCGTCCGCCGAGGCTCAGGTCCCGCAGGGGCTGGGCGAGGCCAAGCTGGCGACGTGGGTGGCCGAGCACCCCGAGCGCCAGGAGGTCAGGATGACGGTCGCGGTGCTGCGCGACGGCAGCCGCGAGTCGGCGCTGCGCCTGCGCGAGAAGGACTCCCCCACGGAGGTTCTGACGGGCCCGGACCTGGTGCCGCGTCTGGCGGAGGCCCTGACGGCCACGTTCGAGGACTGA
- a CDS encoding PDZ domain-containing protein codes for MPRRTATMLASTLMLIALLCAGVLIPVPYAEMSPGPTVNTLGNHGGEPVLQISGHKTYPTDGHLNMTTVRVTSADFRMNMVEAVYGWLARDSVIVPHDTLYPDGKTEQQSTQENAEEFSESQESAKVAALKQLHIPVKSWVIVSAVVKDSPAEGSLHAGDAIKAVDGTAVKQPSDVAKLVTKHKPGQNVVFTVVPAKDQAAAAKAGKPATTTRKVTLTTTTSHDTGAKRAIVGITAGTDHAFPFSMDIKLADVGGPSAGMMFALGLYDKLTPGSLTGGAFVAGTGTIDDDGKVGPIGGIEMKTIGARRKGAQYFLTPAENCASAAKNTPDGLRLVKVKTIEDALAALKDIRTHHTDALPKCTTKG; via the coding sequence ATGCCACGCCGCACCGCGACGATGCTCGCCTCCACCCTGATGCTGATCGCGCTCCTGTGCGCGGGAGTGCTCATCCCCGTGCCGTACGCGGAGATGTCCCCCGGGCCGACCGTGAACACGCTCGGGAACCACGGCGGTGAGCCGGTGCTGCAGATCTCCGGGCACAAGACCTATCCGACGGACGGGCATCTGAACATGACCACCGTCCGGGTCACCAGCGCCGACTTCCGGATGAACATGGTGGAGGCCGTCTACGGCTGGCTGGCGCGCGACAGCGTGATCGTGCCGCACGACACCCTCTACCCGGACGGCAAGACGGAGCAGCAGTCCACCCAGGAGAACGCCGAGGAGTTCAGCGAGTCCCAGGAGAGCGCCAAGGTCGCCGCCCTGAAGCAGCTGCACATCCCCGTGAAGTCCTGGGTGATCGTCTCCGCCGTCGTCAAGGACTCCCCGGCCGAGGGCAGCCTGCACGCGGGCGACGCGATCAAGGCGGTGGACGGCACCGCCGTGAAGCAGCCCTCCGACGTGGCCAAGCTGGTGACCAAGCACAAGCCCGGTCAGAACGTCGTCTTCACCGTCGTCCCGGCCAAGGACCAGGCCGCCGCCGCGAAGGCCGGCAAGCCGGCCACCACGACGCGGAAGGTGACCCTGACGACGACCACCTCCCACGACACCGGCGCCAAGCGCGCCATCGTCGGGATCACCGCGGGGACCGACCACGCCTTCCCGTTCAGCATGGACATCAAGCTCGCCGACGTCGGCGGCCCCAGCGCCGGCATGATGTTCGCCCTCGGCCTCTACGACAAGCTCACCCCGGGCAGCCTCACCGGCGGCGCGTTCGTCGCGGGCACCGGGACCATCGACGACGACGGCAAGGTCGGCCCGATCGGCGGCATCGAGATGAAGACGATCGGCGCGCGCCGGAAGGGCGCCCAGTACTTCCTGACGCCCGCCGAGAACTGCGCGAGCGCCGCCAAGAACACCCCGGACGGACTCCGGCTCGTCAAGGTCAAGACGATCGAGGACGCCCTCGCCGCCCTGAAGGACATCCGCACCCACCACACGGACGCCCTGCCGAAGTGCACCACCAAGGGCTGA
- a CDS encoding tetratricopeptide repeat protein, whose translation MDVMGDKATLYETGRFVQPPGEEPARDELGEMADAAEEVRLRLAAESGDVEATSVLGAILLRRGDLDGAEPQLRAATAAGDRAAANNLGVLLHQRGYPEEAAGWWRIAAVAGSAAAAHALGRHHRERGDEPAAEYWLRQSAEQGHALGAYALADLLEHRGDSGSGRWMRAAAERGHREAAYRLARALDRSAVRTDEPVADNAVEEAEQWYRQAAARGHRRAALHLGAILEKRGELKEAGRWYLTSAKDGEARAACALGFLLRDAGDTESAAVWWLRAAQDGDGNAANALGALHAERGETQTAERWYRAAMDAGDDNGAYNLGLLCAEQGRTSQAEEWYRRAAYAGHREAANALAILLLRGGDTTGAEPWFSKAAEAGSVDAAFNLGILHAGRGEERGALRWYERAAAAGHTEAALQVGMARLRAGDEPEAERHLRCAAGGGSAEAAYRLAAVLDARRPPEPAHELGEIVHERTECEEWYERAATQGHRRAQVRVGMLAAARGDVVEAARWYRAAAEAGSRNGAFNLGLLLAREGSEPEAAVWWTRAADAGHGRAALRLALVYARRGELAEGQRWADRAVLLGPAEVSERAGRLRDALREELSA comes from the coding sequence ATGGACGTTATGGGGGACAAGGCAACTCTGTACGAGACAGGGCGATTTGTGCAGCCTCCCGGTGAGGAACCGGCCCGCGACGAACTCGGCGAGATGGCGGACGCCGCCGAGGAGGTCCGCCTCCGGCTCGCCGCGGAGTCCGGCGACGTCGAGGCGACGAGCGTCCTCGGAGCCATACTGCTGCGCCGCGGCGACCTCGACGGAGCCGAACCCCAGCTGCGCGCCGCCACCGCGGCCGGCGACCGGGCCGCCGCCAACAACCTCGGCGTCCTCCTCCACCAGCGCGGATACCCCGAGGAGGCCGCCGGCTGGTGGCGGATCGCCGCCGTCGCCGGTTCCGCCGCCGCCGCGCACGCGCTCGGCCGCCACCACCGCGAACGGGGCGACGAGCCCGCCGCCGAGTACTGGCTGCGCCAGTCCGCCGAGCAGGGCCACGCCCTCGGCGCGTACGCGCTCGCCGATCTGCTGGAGCACCGGGGCGACAGCGGCTCCGGGCGCTGGATGCGGGCCGCCGCGGAGCGCGGCCACCGCGAGGCCGCCTACCGGCTGGCGCGCGCCCTCGACCGGAGCGCCGTACGAACGGACGAACCGGTGGCCGACAACGCTGTCGAGGAGGCCGAGCAGTGGTACCGGCAGGCCGCCGCGCGCGGTCATCGGCGGGCCGCGCTGCACCTCGGCGCGATCCTGGAGAAGCGCGGGGAGCTGAAGGAGGCGGGGCGCTGGTACCTCACCTCCGCCAAGGACGGCGAGGCGCGGGCCGCCTGCGCCCTCGGGTTCCTGCTGCGGGACGCCGGGGATACCGAGAGCGCCGCAGTGTGGTGGCTGCGGGCCGCCCAGGACGGCGACGGCAACGCGGCCAACGCGCTCGGCGCGCTGCACGCCGAGCGCGGCGAGACGCAGACCGCCGAACGCTGGTACCGGGCGGCGATGGACGCCGGGGACGACAACGGGGCGTACAACCTCGGACTGCTCTGCGCCGAGCAGGGCCGGACCTCGCAGGCCGAGGAGTGGTACCGCCGGGCCGCCTACGCCGGGCACCGGGAGGCGGCGAACGCGCTGGCGATCCTGCTGCTGCGGGGCGGCGACACGACCGGCGCCGAGCCGTGGTTCTCCAAGGCCGCCGAGGCGGGCAGCGTCGACGCCGCCTTCAACCTCGGCATCCTGCACGCCGGGCGCGGCGAGGAGCGCGGCGCCCTGCGCTGGTACGAGCGGGCCGCCGCCGCCGGGCACACCGAGGCCGCGCTGCAGGTCGGGATGGCCCGGCTGCGGGCGGGGGACGAGCCCGAGGCGGAGCGGCACCTGCGCTGCGCGGCGGGCGGGGGCAGCGCGGAGGCCGCGTACCGGCTGGCCGCCGTGCTGGACGCGCGCCGGCCGCCGGAGCCGGCCCACGAACTCGGCGAGATCGTGCACGAACGCACCGAGTGCGAGGAGTGGTACGAGCGCGCGGCCACCCAGGGGCACCGGCGCGCCCAGGTGCGGGTCGGCATGCTCGCCGCGGCCCGCGGCGACGTGGTGGAGGCGGCGCGCTGGTACCGGGCGGCGGCCGAGGCGGGCTCCCGCAACGGAGCCTTCAACCTGGGGCTGCTGCTGGCGCGGGAGGGGAGCGAGCCGGAGGCGGCGGTGTGGTGGACCCGGGCTGCGGACGCCGGGCACGGCCGGGCGGCGCTCCGGCTGGCCCTGGTCTACGCCCGCCGGGGCGAGCTGGCCGAGGGGCAGCGGTGGGCCGACCGGGCGGTGCTGCTGGGGCCGGCCGAGGTGTCGGAACGGGCGGGACGGCTGCGGGACGCGCTGCGGGAGGAGCTGTCGGCGTGA
- a CDS encoding UPF0182 family protein, giving the protein MPDRGGGPTGPRIRAGRPSRGVRTLLMTLGVLAVLGMAFTMFAGFWTDWLWYRSVHYSSVFTTTLWTKIGLFFVFGLLMAVAVGVNIWLAHRLRPPLSAMSMEQQSLDRYRMGIAPYKTWLLLAITALVGLIAGASAAGQWRTWLMWVNGVPFHQTDPQFHLDISFYAFELPWYRFLLGFGFAAAILSLVAAALTHYLYGGLRVTSPGARATAAATGHLSVLLGIFVALKAVAYWLDRYGLAVKSSDFKATGNWTGLRYVDANAYLPAKTILFCIAVICALLFFATLWRRTWQLPVIGFGLMVLSAILIGGLYPAIVQKFQVQPNEQAKEAPYVQKNLKATREAYGIDDAKVTDYSGKPSTSDKGKLRDDVNGAASIRIMDPNIVSPTFQQLQQMKNFYGFPTNLDVDRYSTKDGKDQDTVVGLRELNLDGIPKNNWINDHFRYTHGFGFVAAKGTEAADGEPVFTEKNLPTTGDLPSYQQRVYYGEKTTTYSIVGGPQKEIDYSTDDGEKTTSYRGKSGVNLANPLNRAAYAVAFNEPQILYSGAIGKGSRILYNRTPKERVEAVAPWLTIDGDAYPAIVDHHIQWIVDAYTTTNGYPYSSRTTLGDTTADSLTATNNSRAVVAQQNQVNYIRNSVKATVDAYTGEVKLYQWDTQDPVLKTWMKAFPGTVKSKASISPDLMAHLRYPQDLFKVQRELLTRYHVTDAQTFLTGSEVWQVPDDPTNKSGNAVPPYYLSLRMPDQSKQAFSLSTTFTPNGRPNLSAFMTVDSEAGSSDYGKIRILKLPTSTTVDGPRQVQSKFNSEQEIAAAIKLLKGGDSEVEYGNLLTVPLDGGLLYAEPVYVRGGGLKYPLLRKVLVTYEGKTAFENTLDEALDVVFGAKPSTTPPSDTGTKPPPSTGNPTVQQALNDAQKAYEAGQQALTKQGGPDWNAYAKAQKDLQEALKKAQEAQSGKKG; this is encoded by the coding sequence ATGCCGGACCGCGGCGGAGGTCCGACGGGACCGCGGATCAGAGCGGGCCGCCCGTCCCGGGGCGTCCGGACCCTGCTCATGACACTGGGCGTCCTCGCCGTCCTCGGCATGGCGTTCACCATGTTCGCGGGCTTCTGGACGGACTGGTTGTGGTACCGGTCGGTGCACTACTCGTCCGTGTTCACGACCACGCTGTGGACCAAGATCGGGCTGTTCTTCGTCTTCGGCCTGCTGATGGCCGTCGCGGTCGGGGTCAACATCTGGCTCGCGCACCGGCTGCGGCCCCCGCTGAGCGCCATGTCCATGGAGCAGCAGAGCCTGGACCGCTACCGGATGGGCATCGCGCCGTACAAGACGTGGCTGCTGCTGGCCATCACCGCGCTCGTCGGCCTGATCGCCGGCGCCTCGGCGGCAGGCCAGTGGCGGACCTGGCTGATGTGGGTCAACGGCGTCCCCTTCCACCAGACGGACCCCCAGTTCCACCTGGACATCTCGTTCTACGCGTTCGAGCTGCCCTGGTACCGCTTCCTGCTGGGCTTCGGCTTCGCCGCGGCGATCCTGTCCCTGGTCGCCGCCGCGCTCACCCACTACCTGTACGGCGGCCTGCGGGTCACCAGCCCCGGCGCGCGCGCCACCGCCGCCGCGACCGGGCACCTGTCGGTGCTCCTCGGTATCTTCGTCGCGCTGAAGGCGGTCGCCTACTGGCTCGACCGGTACGGCCTCGCGGTCAAGTCCAGCGACTTCAAGGCGACGGGCAACTGGACCGGCCTGCGCTACGTGGACGCCAACGCCTACCTGCCGGCCAAGACGATCCTGTTCTGCATCGCCGTCATCTGCGCGCTGCTGTTCTTCGCGACGCTGTGGCGGCGCACCTGGCAGCTGCCGGTCATCGGCTTCGGCCTGATGGTCCTCTCGGCGATCCTGATCGGCGGCCTGTACCCGGCCATCGTGCAGAAGTTCCAGGTGCAGCCCAACGAGCAGGCGAAGGAGGCGCCGTACGTCCAGAAGAACCTCAAGGCCACCCGCGAGGCGTACGGCATCGACGACGCCAAGGTCACCGACTACTCGGGCAAGCCCAGCACGTCGGACAAGGGCAAGCTGCGCGACGACGTGAACGGCGCGGCCAGCATCCGCATCATGGACCCGAACATCGTCTCCCCGACGTTCCAGCAGCTCCAGCAGATGAAGAACTTCTACGGGTTCCCGACCAACCTGGACGTCGACCGGTACTCCACCAAGGACGGCAAGGACCAGGACACCGTCGTAGGACTGCGCGAGCTGAACCTGGACGGCATCCCGAAGAACAACTGGATCAACGACCACTTCCGGTACACGCACGGCTTCGGCTTCGTCGCGGCGAAGGGCACCGAGGCCGCCGACGGCGAACCGGTCTTCACCGAGAAGAACCTGCCCACGACCGGTGACCTGCCGTCGTACCAGCAGCGGGTGTACTACGGCGAGAAGACCACCACCTACTCGATCGTCGGCGGTCCCCAGAAGGAGATCGACTACTCCACCGACGACGGTGAGAAGACGACGAGTTACCGGGGCAAGAGCGGCGTCAACCTGGCCAACCCGCTCAACCGGGCCGCGTACGCGGTGGCGTTCAACGAGCCGCAGATCCTCTACTCGGGAGCGATCGGCAAGGGCTCGCGGATCCTGTACAACCGCACGCCCAAGGAGCGCGTCGAGGCCGTCGCGCCCTGGCTGACCATCGACGGCGACGCCTACCCGGCGATCGTGGACCACCACATCCAGTGGATCGTCGACGCCTACACGACGACGAACGGCTATCCGTACTCCTCGCGTACGACCCTCGGCGACACCACCGCCGACTCGCTGACCGCCACCAACAACTCCCGTGCGGTGGTGGCCCAGCAGAACCAGGTCAACTACATCCGCAACTCGGTGAAGGCGACCGTCGACGCGTACACCGGCGAGGTCAAGCTCTACCAGTGGGACACCCAGGACCCGGTGCTGAAGACCTGGATGAAGGCCTTCCCCGGCACGGTGAAGTCCAAGGCGTCGATCTCTCCGGACCTGATGGCCCATCTGCGGTACCCGCAGGACCTGTTCAAGGTCCAGCGCGAGCTGCTCACCCGCTACCACGTCACGGACGCGCAGACGTTCCTGACCGGCAGCGAGGTCTGGCAGGTCCCGGACGACCCGACGAACAAGTCGGGCAACGCGGTGCCGCCGTACTACCTGAGCCTGCGGATGCCCGACCAGAGCAAGCAGGCGTTCTCGCTGTCGACGACGTTCACGCCGAACGGCCGGCCCAACCTCAGCGCGTTCATGACGGTCGACTCCGAGGCCGGCAGCAGCGACTACGGCAAGATCAGAATTCTGAAACTGCCGACCAGCACGACGGTCGACGGACCCAGACAGGTACAGAGCAAGTTCAACTCCGAACAGGAGATCGCCGCCGCCATCAAACTCCTCAAGGGCGGCGACTCCGAAGTGGAGTACGGCAACCTGCTGACCGTCCCGCTGGACGGGGGCCTGCTGTACGCGGAGCCGGTCTACGTACGCGGCGGCGGGCTGAAGTACCCGTTGCTGCGCAAGGTTCTGGTCACCTACGAGGGCAAGACGGCGTTCGAGAACACCCTCGACGAGGCGCTCGACGTGGTGTTCGGCGCGAAGCCGTCCACCACCCCACCCTCGGACACGGGCACCAAGCCACCGCCCTCCACCGGCAACCCGACGGTCCAACAGGCCCTGAACGACGCGCAGAAGGCCTACGAGGCCGGGCAGCAGGCGCTGACGAAGCAGGGCGGCCCGGACTGGAACGCGTACGCCAAGGCCCAGAAGGACCTCCAGGAGGCGCTGAAGAAGGCCCAGGAGGCCCAGTCCGGCAAGAAGGGTTGA
- a CDS encoding Fur family transcriptional regulator, whose product MSDLLERLRGRGWRMTAQRRVVAEVLDGEHVHLTADEVHARAVAKLPEISRATVYNTLGELVTLGEVLEVTTDQRAKRYDPNAHQPHHHLICARCGSIRDVHPTGNPLADLPDSERFGFTVSNVEVTYRGLCPTCASA is encoded by the coding sequence ATGAGCGACCTTCTGGAACGGCTGCGTGGACGCGGATGGCGGATGACCGCACAGCGCCGCGTTGTGGCCGAGGTCCTGGACGGCGAGCACGTGCACCTGACAGCCGACGAGGTGCACGCCAGGGCCGTCGCCAAGCTCCCGGAGATCTCCCGGGCCACCGTCTACAACACGCTGGGTGAGCTGGTCACGCTCGGTGAGGTGCTTGAGGTCACCACCGACCAGCGCGCGAAGCGGTACGACCCGAACGCGCACCAGCCGCACCACCACCTGATCTGCGCCCGCTGCGGCTCGATCCGTGACGTCCACCCGACGGGCAACCCGCTCGCCGACCTGCCCGACTCCGAGCGCTTCGGCTTCACGGTGTCGAACGTCGAGGTGACGTACCGCGGGCTGTGCCCGACCTGCGCAAGCGCGTAA